The Granulicella sibirica genome has a segment encoding these proteins:
- a CDS encoding MarC family protein: MQLWNSFLLAFSAMLPLINPLGSALVFLGLVGEAPSRVYRVLARKIAINTVIFLAVIELIGSALLNFFGISLPIVQVSGGLVIAAMGWSLLNEKDATANARNKQEEIAVRAEIDTRGLEEKAFYPFTFPVTAGPGSLVVMLTLSAHASSPVLSDNVLSHFGLFFAAVVLSALVYLCYAYAPKITKAISPATAHGFLRVVAFILLCIGVQIAWNGLAVLLATVVKRPA; this comes from the coding sequence TTGCAGCTCTGGAATTCCTTTCTTCTTGCTTTCAGCGCGATGCTTCCGCTGATCAACCCGCTTGGCTCCGCCCTGGTCTTCCTCGGGCTGGTCGGCGAGGCTCCGTCGCGCGTCTACCGTGTGCTGGCCCGGAAGATCGCCATCAATACCGTCATCTTTCTGGCCGTCATCGAGCTCATTGGCTCAGCCCTGCTGAACTTCTTCGGGATCTCACTCCCAATCGTGCAGGTCTCGGGAGGCCTTGTGATCGCAGCCATGGGCTGGTCGCTGCTGAACGAGAAGGATGCCACCGCGAATGCGCGGAACAAGCAGGAAGAGATCGCCGTCCGAGCCGAGATCGATACGCGCGGTCTTGAAGAGAAGGCCTTTTACCCGTTCACCTTCCCCGTGACTGCCGGACCTGGATCGCTTGTCGTCATGCTGACGTTGAGCGCACACGCTTCGTCGCCTGTGCTGTCGGATAACGTTCTCAGCCACTTTGGCCTTTTCTTTGCAGCCGTGGTTTTGAGTGCCCTTGTCTACCTCTGCTACGCCTATGCGCCGAAGATTACCAAGGCGATCTCACCTGCGACGGCGCACGGCTTTCTGCGCGTGGTTGCGTTCATCCTGCTTTGCATCGGCGTGCAGATCGCGTGGAACGGCCTGGCCGTGCTGCTCGCGACGGTCGTCAAGCGTCCGGCTTAA
- a CDS encoding PAS domain-containing protein: MSFSEFTSSGAGRRSASSSPGYASIAGTGELAGMFREHVWSNTPLGRLEDWSETLVATVNMLLLSPFAFTVFWGQELTLLYNDSYRVFLGSKHPDSLGRPAREVWREAWPVIGATIEDALHHGARSDFKHMLIPIELDGVLQDRYWTLCFYPVYENGEIAGVAEIVFDSTSEVLAERKLHESREESSRVLQSIGDAVIVTDAETRVTRMNPISENLTGWSQKEAKGRPLSEVFHIVNETTRKIVESPADKVKRLGTVVGLANHTTLIAKDGAETAIDDSGAPIRDDQGEITGIVLVFRDIAERRAAEREREAHARHLQEVLDVSADGVAELDREWRIVFLNEKAKEMLAGSGDVLGKNHWESFPSAVFDGSPWLRHYYAAMDEGKSGEFDHFYPAPLNIWMHITVRPASSGIVIYFRDTTEQHRAAEALRASEERLRLALAAAKGVGIWDWDVVNDLVYADEGFARLYGVDPAEARAGITIQHFTRNMHRDDKERVGHEIAEAVRTGHEFSSEYRLVQSDGSVRWVSAVGRCSLAADGRPTRFPGVTVDITSPKAVETSLRESEDRLRIAAETAYLGVWEVSLPAMRMECSDICKANFGRAAGEPFSYEDLLASIHPDDLAGMQEAVRSSVANGTPYRSEYRVYWPDGTLHWIVASGRGLYHEAGEPSHMVGVTMDITERRLAETALLQSEKLAAVGRLAASIAHEINNPLESVTNLLYLARGGTKIEEIQDYLDMAERELRRVSVISSQTLRFHRQSTNPKEVTCEDLIETVLSIHQGRIVNSRVGIKRRLRATKPVACFEGEIRQVLNNLAGNAIDAMHPVGGTLFVRGRNATDWSTGRLGLAITIADTGAGMSAQTLRKIFEPFFTTKGLSGTGLGLWVSKEIIDRHEGVLRVMTSQRAPHTGTVFSLFLPFQPAPR; the protein is encoded by the coding sequence CTCGGAAGCAAGCATCCAGACTCTCTCGGCCGTCCGGCTCGCGAAGTGTGGCGCGAAGCCTGGCCCGTGATCGGCGCAACGATCGAAGATGCCTTGCATCATGGGGCCAGGTCAGACTTCAAGCACATGCTGATCCCGATCGAGTTGGACGGCGTCCTGCAGGATCGTTATTGGACCCTTTGCTTCTACCCGGTCTACGAGAATGGCGAGATCGCAGGCGTCGCGGAGATCGTCTTCGATTCGACCTCTGAAGTGCTCGCGGAACGAAAGCTGCATGAGAGCAGGGAAGAGTCGTCACGTGTGCTGCAGAGCATTGGCGACGCGGTCATCGTGACCGATGCCGAAACCCGCGTCACGCGCATGAACCCAATCTCCGAGAACCTCACCGGCTGGAGCCAGAAGGAGGCCAAGGGCCGGCCGCTCTCCGAGGTCTTCCATATCGTCAACGAGACAACCCGCAAAATCGTAGAGAGCCCAGCCGACAAGGTAAAGCGTCTCGGCACGGTTGTCGGCCTCGCGAACCATACGACGCTCATCGCGAAGGACGGTGCCGAGACCGCTATCGACGACAGTGGCGCGCCCATCCGCGACGACCAGGGTGAGATCACCGGCATCGTCCTCGTCTTTCGTGATATCGCCGAACGCCGCGCCGCGGAGCGGGAACGCGAGGCGCATGCGCGACACTTGCAAGAAGTCCTCGACGTCTCGGCTGATGGCGTGGCGGAGCTCGATCGCGAGTGGCGCATCGTCTTTCTCAATGAGAAGGCGAAGGAGATGCTCGCCGGGAGCGGAGATGTTCTCGGCAAGAACCACTGGGAGAGCTTTCCTTCCGCCGTCTTCGATGGCTCTCCCTGGCTCCGGCATTACTACGCGGCGATGGACGAAGGAAAGAGCGGGGAGTTCGATCACTTCTACCCGGCGCCCCTGAACATCTGGATGCACATCACGGTGCGGCCGGCCTCGAGTGGAATCGTCATCTACTTTCGCGATACGACCGAGCAGCATCGCGCGGCGGAGGCCTTGCGAGCCAGCGAGGAAAGGCTGCGGCTTGCCCTGGCGGCGGCGAAGGGCGTGGGCATCTGGGACTGGGACGTCGTCAACGATCTCGTCTATGCCGATGAAGGCTTCGCACGGCTCTATGGTGTTGACCCGGCCGAGGCGCGCGCAGGGATCACAATCCAGCACTTCACCCGCAACATGCACAGGGACGATAAGGAACGCGTCGGACACGAGATCGCCGAGGCTGTGCGCACGGGCCACGAGTTCTCGTCGGAATACCGGCTCGTGCAATCCGACGGAAGCGTGCGCTGGGTCTCAGCGGTCGGGCGGTGCAGCCTCGCAGCCGACGGTAGACCGACGCGCTTCCCGGGTGTGACCGTCGATATCACCTCTCCGAAGGCAGTCGAGACCTCCCTGCGCGAGAGCGAGGACAGGCTTCGCATCGCCGCCGAGACCGCCTATCTTGGCGTCTGGGAAGTAAGTCTTCCAGCGATGCGGATGGAGTGCTCCGACATCTGCAAGGCGAACTTTGGTCGCGCCGCGGGCGAGCCGTTTTCCTACGAGGACCTTCTCGCCTCCATTCACCCGGACGATCTCGCTGGCATGCAGGAGGCGGTGCGCTCGTCCGTTGCCAATGGCACGCCGTACCGGTCGGAGTATCGAGTCTATTGGCCGGATGGGACGCTGCATTGGATCGTTGCAAGCGGACGCGGGCTCTATCACGAGGCGGGTGAGCCAAGCCACATGGTTGGGGTCACGATGGATATAACCGAACGGCGGTTGGCGGAGACAGCACTTTTGCAGAGCGAGAAGCTTGCCGCAGTCGGTCGGCTCGCCGCTTCGATCGCGCACGAGATCAATAATCCTCTGGAGTCGGTCACGAATCTTCTCTACCTGGCGCGGGGCGGCACGAAGATCGAAGAGATTCAGGACTATCTTGATATGGCCGAACGCGAACTGAGGCGCGTCTCCGTCATCAGCAGCCAGACGCTCCGCTTCCATCGGCAATCCACTAACCCGAAAGAGGTCACCTGCGAGGACCTCATCGAGACGGTGCTCTCGATCCATCAGGGCAGGATCGTCAACTCACGTGTCGGCATCAAGAGGCGTCTTCGCGCGACGAAGCCCGTGGCGTGCTTCGAAGGAGAAATTCGGCAGGTCCTCAACAACCTGGCCGGAAACGCGATCGATGCGATGCACCCCGTTGGTGGCACGCTCTTCGTGCGTGGACGAAACGCGACGGACTGGAGTACAGGCAGACTGGGCTTGGCTATCACGATTGCGGATACAGGTGCGGGCATGAGCGCGCAGACACTCAGGAAGATCTTCGAGCCGTTCTTCACCACCAAGGGCCTCTCCGGCACGGGCCTCGGTCTATGGGTGAGCAAGGAGATCATCGACCGGCACGAGGGCGTTCTGCGTGTGATGACGAGCCAGCGAGCTCCACACACAGGAACAGTCTTTTCACTCTTCCTGCCGTTCCAGCCCGCGCCTCGTTAA